The Enhydrobacter sp. sequence CGCGGCTCGGGCGCGCTCACGGTGCCGACCTGATTGAGCGGCATGCGCTGGCCGTAGGCCTCGACCATGACCGGATCGAGCAGGTTGACCGACGCCCGCCCTGTACGCAGGCCCGCGAACTCCTTCTTCAGGGACTCCACGGCGGTCTGCATGCGTTTTTCGAGTTCCTTGAGGTCTGTGCTCATGTTCAGCCCTCGTCCTTGATGACGGTGAAAGTGCCCTGCCCCGCCATCGTCTCGGCAAAGGCGCCGGGCTTGTGGATATCGAACACGATAATCGGAATCCGGTTCTCGCGCGCAAGCGCGATCGCCGAGGCATCCATCACCTGCAGGTCGCGCGACAGCACGTCCATGTAGGTGAGCGCATCGTAGCGCTTGGCGCTCTTGTCCTTGCGGGGGTCAGCGGAGTAGACGCCGTCGACCTGGGTGCCCTTCAGCATCGCGTCCACGCTCATCTCCGCCGCGCGCAGGGCGGCCGCCGTATCGGTCGTGAAGAAGGGGTTGCCGGTGCCGGCCGCGAAGATCACCACCCGGCCCTTGTCCATGTGCCGGGCGGCGCGCCGGCGGATATAGGGTTCGCAAACCGTCGTCATGGGAATAGCCGACTGTACACGCGTCTGCAGCCCCTTGCGCTCCAGCGCGCTCTGCATGGCCAGCGAATTGATGACCGTAGCCAGCATGCCCATGTAGTCGCCGCTCGCCCGATCCATGCCGGATGCCGCCGCCGACACGCCGCGGAAGATGTTGCCTCCGCCGATGACCAGACAGACCTGCACGCCCATGTCGTGCACCGTCTTGATCTCCTGGGCGACCATGCCGACCATCACCGGGTCGAGGCCGTATTCCCGATCCCCCATGAGCCCCTCGCCGGAGAGCTTCAGCAGGACGCGACGGTAGCGAGGAGCCGGCGGCATTCAGGCCTCAGTGGAGTTCTTGGGCGGCGCGGGCACCCTCCCGCGCGCCGGGGGTTTTATCAATACTACTTCTTGAGCTGAGCAGCCACCTCAGCCGCAAAATCTTCCGATTTCTTCTCGATTCCCTCGCCGAGTGCGAAACGCAGGAAGCCGGCGATACGGACCGGCGCGCCGACCTGCTTGGCGGCATCGTCGACCACTTTCGACACCTTGGTCTTGCCATCCATGACGAAGGCCTGCTCGAGCAGCACGACCTCCTGATGGAACTTGCGCAGGCCGCCTTCCACCATCCTGGCGACGATGTCGGCGGCCTTGCCGCTCTGCCCCGCCTTCTCGGCCAGCACCGCCCGCTCGCGCTCGATCGCTGCCTTGTCGAGGTCGGCGACGGTCAGCGACTGAGGACTGGCCGCTGCGACATGCATGGCGAGCTGCTTGGCAAGCGGCGCCAGCTTCGACTTGTCGCCCGACGATTCGAGCGCGACCAGCACGCCGATCTTGCCAAGATCCGGCGCCACCGCGTTGTGGGTATAGGCGGCCACGACGCCGTCCGACGCCGAGAGCGCGGCGGCACGGCGGAGCGACATGTTCTCGCCGATGGTGGCGATCAGGTTGGTAAGCTCGGCCTGCACGTCGCGCCCCGTGCCGGGAAAGGGCGCCGCCGCCACCTTGGCGATGTCGCCACCCTGCTCCAGGGCGATCCTGGTGACGGCGCTCACGAACTTCTGGAACTGCTCGTTGCGGCCGACGAAGTCGGTCTCGGCGTTCACCTCGATCAGGGCGCCGCGGGCGCCGTCGGCCACGACGCCGACCAGCCCTTCGGCAGCGACCCGGCCGGCCTTCTTGGAGGCTGCCGACAGTCCCTTGGTGCGCAGCCAGTCGACTGCCTTCTCCAGGTCGCCCTGGACCTCGTTCAGCGCCTTCTTGCAGTCCATCATGCCGGCGCCGGTCTTCTCGCGCAGTTCCTTGACGAGCGATGCGGTGATCTCAGCCATCTTCAAGCTCCATTGGGTGCGACGAGGGCCGGTCTCGCGACCGGCCCCGCAATTCTTCCGTCAGAGGGGCCGCTATTCGGCCGGCGATGCCTCCGCCGCACCCTCGCCCTCGGCCGAAGGCGCGCCGGCGGCGGGGACCTCGTCGCCCGAAGGCTCGGCAAGCTCGCCGATATCGCCGCCCGAGGCCGCGATCTCGGCCCGGATGCCGTCGAGCACGGCGCTCGACATCAGGTCGCAGTAGAGCGACACGGCGCGGATCGCGTCGTCGTTGCCCGGGATCGGGAAATCGATGCCGTCGGGATCGGAGTTGCTGTCGAGGATGGCGGCAATCGGGATGCCGCGCTTGCGCGCCTCCTGGACCGCGATCGCCTCCTTGTTGGTGTCGATGATGAACAGCATGTCCGGCGTACCGCCCATCTCCTTGATGCCGCCCAGCGACCGCTCGAGCTTGTCGCGCTCGCGCGTGAGGTCGAGCTGCTCCTTCTTGGTGAGGCCCACGACGTCGCCCTTGAGGCGCTCGTCGAGCTCGCGCAGACGCTTGATCGAGGCGGAGATGGTCTGCCAGTTGGTAATCATGCCGCCCAGCCAGCGATGGTTCACGTAGTACTGGCCGCAGCGCCGCGCCGCCTCGGCGACGCGATCAGCGGCCGCCGCCTTGGTGCCGACGAACAGCACGCGGCCGCCATTGGCCACCACCTGGCGTATCTGCTCCAATGCCTGCTCCAGGAGCGGCACGGTCTTGGTGAGGTCGATGATGTGGACCCCGTTGCGCACGCCGAACAGGTACGGCTTCATCTTGGGGTTCCAGCGCCGGGTGTGATGGCCGAAATGGACACCCGCTTCCAGCAACTGACGCATCGTGAAGGTCGGCATCGCCATGCCGTTTCTCCTTTTCCGGTTGAGCCTCCGCGGGCGCCGTCCCTGTTCGGGACACCGGAGCGAGCGGCGGGATATCTCCCCGTCGACCGCAAACCCGCGTGCGAAGTGGCGCGTTTCTAAGGGGGAACGTCCCGGAATGCAAGGTCGACGGTCGGATCGGCCAGTACGGTACTCCAATAATATTCGTGAATTACAATATATTACCCGATATTGTTGACATCGTTCCCGGGCTCGAGGCCGACGGCAATCGCCTTGGCCAGTTTCAGAAGCGACAGCGGCGCACTGCCTTCGGCCTTGTTGTTCGCGGTAATCCAGACCCTGCGGCCTGCCTTGAAGGCCCTTCGGGCCATACGCGCGAGAATTCGGCGCGTCTCCGGATCCTCGTCGACAAGCCGGTCGAACGGCTCGTAGCGCTGCCTCGCGCTCTGATAGAGAAAGCCCCGGTGCAGGTTCCAGCGCACCACCAGATCGCCGGGCCCATCGCCGTCGAGCGCCCCGAGCGCCGTCTCCTGACGCTCCACCTCCGGCATCCGGTCGTGCAGGCCCACGCAATAGCGCACGCCGGCATCGCGCAGCATGCGTATCAGCCGCGGCGTCAGAAGCTCGCCGTTGCGCAGTTCCAGGGCGTAGATCGGCCGCTCGCCGCCGAGCTCCTTCGGGAGGGCGGCGAAGAAAGCCGCCAGTCGCTCGATCAGCGCCGGCCCTTCCTCGACCAGGCTTCGCGGCAGCGGCGACACCTGGAATACCAGCGGTCCCGCCTTCGCCTCCAGTCCTTCAATGCAGGGCACGACGAACTCGCGAGCGGCGATCGCCGGGTCGAGGAAGTGTGGGTTGGGCACCCTGCCCCGCCCCTCCTCGTCACGCACCACGGCATCGCAGACGAGCGCCGGTGCCTTGATCACGAAGCTGAAGTCGTCCGGCACCTGGGTGGCATAGCGGGTGTACTCGATGGTCGTGATCGGCGCGTAGAAGGTTCGATCGAGACTGACGGTACGCAGAAGCGGAATCCGGGCATAGGCCGCCAGGCCCTGCTTGCTGAGCGCCGTCTGGGGATGGAGACCTTCGTAGACCAGTCCGCGCCAGCCGGGGAAGAACCACGACGAGGTGCCGAGCCGAATGCCCGGCGGCAGGGTCGGCGCCTGCAGAAGCGGCGACTCCCGGGACGGCTGCACCTCGGCCGCAGCCGATTTCGACCGCTTCGGCGTGGATTGCTCGAACAGGCCGGGCTGGCGGCTCAAATCTCCTCCACCTGCGCGACCCCCGGCAGGCTGCCGATGGCGTCACGCAGGCCGCCCGCGACCGAGTAGCTGCCGGGCAGGACCACCTCGGCCTCGGCCTCCTCCGTCACCGGCACCACGAGCGTCACCCGGCCGCGGCCGCGCTTCCCGTCGAGATGCTTGCGCAGGGCGTCGAGCGCCGCCGGATCGGAGATCACGATGCGCAGGCCGGCCGCGGCATGGGCCACCGCCTCCTCGAGCTTCTCCACCGATTGGGCCATCAGCTTGACCTGCTCGCCGTCCAACCGGCCGTCAGCCGACACCAGGATCGCCTGGCCGGCCTCGAGGAGCTGGCGCTTGCTGCTCAGCACCTCGCTGAAGCAGGTGAGCTCGAACGCCCCCGACTGGTCCGAGCATTGCACGAAGGCGAAGCGGTTGCCCTTGGCCGACACGCGTTCCATGCGATCGATCACCGTGCCGGCGAGCCTGATGCGCCCGGGCACGCCGCGCGCCAGCAAGGCCGGCAAATCGGCCGCCCGCACCACGCCCAGTCGCTGCAGGCTGCGCTCGTAGGCCGCCAGCGGATGCGAAGAAAGGTAGAAGCCGATCGCCGAGAACTCGTGCTGCAGACGCTCCATGGGAGCCCAGTCCGGGACCTTCGGCAGCGGCGGGCGACGCTGCGCCGTGTCGTCACCGAACAGGTTGTTCTGGCTGCTGCCGCGGGCCTCGTGGGTAGCCTGCGAATGGCGCAGCAGCGCCTCGATGGCGCCGAAGGTCTGAGCCCGGTTCCTGTTCAGCGTGTCGAAGGCGCCTGCCTTCACCAGACTTTCGACCAGGCGCTTGTTCAGCACCCGCTGGTCCAGCCGCTCGGCGACGTCGAACAGGTCCTTGAACGGTCCGCTGGCCTCGCGCTCGGCGACCAGCCGAGCCATGGCGTCGCGGCCGACACCCTTGATTGCCGCCAGGGCATAGCGGATCGCCTTCCTGCCGTCGGCCGTCGCCTCGACCGTGAACTCGGCCGAGGAGCGGGTGACGTCCGGCGGCAGCAGCTCGATGCCGAGCTTGTCGAGGTCGCGGCGGTAGCCGTTCAGCTTCTCGACGTTGCCCATGTCGAGCGTCATCGTCGCGGCGAAGAATTCCACCGGATGATTGGCCTTGAGATAGGCGGTCTGGTAGCACACCAGCGCGTAGGCTGCGGCATGGCTCTTGTTGAAGCCGTAGCCGGCGAACTTGTCGACCTGGTCGAAGATCGAGGAGGCCTTGTCCTTCTTGACGCCGTTCTTCTCCGCGCCCTCGATGAAGGTGGCGCGCTGGGCGTCCATCTCCGACTTGATCTTCTTGCCCATGGCACGGCGCAGAAGATCGGCGCCGCCCAGCGTGTAGCCGCTCAGCACCTGGGCGATCTGCATCACCTGCTCCTGGTAGATCATGATGCCGTAGGTCTCCTTCAGGATTCCTTCCAGCAGCGGGTGCAGGTAGTCGGGCGTCTCCTCGCCGTGCTTGCGCTTGATGTAGCTCGGGATGTTCTCCATCGGCCCTGGGCGATAGAGCGCGACGACGGCGATGATGTCCTCGAAGCGGTCCGGCTTCAGCTTGCGCAGGACATCGCGCATCCCGTTGCCTTCGAGCTGGAACACCCCCGATCCGTCGCCGCGGGCCAGTAGCTCGAAGGTCTTGCGGTCGTCGAGCGGCAGCTTGGCGATGTCGATCCTGTCGCGGCCGATCAGGTCGCAGGCCTTCTCGATGACGGTGAGCGTCTTGAGGCCGAGGAAATCGAACTTCACCAGGCCTGCCGTCTCGACCCACTTCATATTGAACTGGGTGGCAGGCAGGGACTCCTTGTTGTCGGTGTCGCGGTAGAGGGGCACCAGCTCGTCGAGCGGCCGGTCGCCGATCACCACGCCGGCCGCGTGCGTCGAGGCATTGCGGTAGAGACCTTCGAGCTGCAGCGCGAGGTCGATCAGGCGCCTGATCTCCTCGTCGGCCTCGTATTGGTCCTTGAGGAGCTGCTCGGTCTCCAGCGCCTTGGCGAGCGTGACCGGATTGGCCGGATTGTTCGGCACCAGCTTGCAGATGCGGTCGACCTGGCCGTAGGGCATGCCGAGCACCCGTCCGACGTCGCGCAGCACCGCACGCGCCTGCAGCTTGCCAAAGGTGATGATGGCGGCGACGCGATCGTGGCCGTACTCGTCCCGCACGTAACGGATGACGCGGTCGCGCTTGTCCTGGCAGAAATCGATGTCGAAGTCCGGCATCGACACGCGCTCGGGATTGAGAAAACGTTCGAACAGCAGGCCCCAGCGCAGCGGGTCGAGGTCGGTGATCTTGAGCGACCACGCGACCAGGGAGCCCGCACCGGAGCCGCGGCCTGGCCCGACCGGCACGTCGTGGTCCTTGGCCCACTGGATGAAATCGGCCACGATCAGGAAGTAGCCGGCGAAGCCCATCTTCTCGATCATGTCGAGTTCGTAGGCGAGCCGCTCCCCGTACTTCTCGAAGTCGATGTGCGGCGCAAGCCGCCCCAGCCGCCTGAGCTCGTCGAGCCCCGAGCGCGCCAGCGCCCGCAACGCTTCGCCTTCCGAGCGTCCCTGGAGCTTGGTGTAGCTCGGCAGGATCGGCTTGCGCGGCGCCGGCATATAGGCGCAGCGCCGGGCCACGACGAGGGTGTTGTCGCACGCTTCCGGCAGGTCGGCGAACAGCCTGCGCATCTCTTCCGCCGACTTGAAGTAGTGCTCGGGCGTAAGCCGGCGGCGGTTGGGATCGTCGATATGCGCTCCCTGCTCGATGCAGAGCAGTACGTCGTGCGCCTCGTGCATCGCCGCCTTGGGGAAATGCACATCGTTGGTGGCGACGAGCGGCAGCCCCTTGTCGTAGGCGAGGTCGATGAGCGGGTCCTCGATGCGCCGTTCGGCCTCCTCGCCATGCCGCTGCAGCTCGATATAGAGCCGCGCCTCGAACATCTTCTGCAGGCGCTCGAGCTGATGCGCCGCCGCCGGCGCCTGTCCCGCCGCCAGCAGGCGGCCCAGCGCGCTCCCGATGCTGCCGGTCAGGGCGATCAAGCCGTCGGTGTGGCCTTCCAGCTCTTCCAGCGGCAGGGCCGACAGCGAGCCGGTCTTGAAGTCGAGATGAGCGCGGCTCACCAGCCGCATCAGGTTGACGTAGCCCGCTTCGCTCTGGACCAGCAGCGTCAGCCAATCGACGGACGGCAGCTTTGCGGCCGCGGCGATGCCGCCCTCCTCGGCCCGGCGGATCGCGAGGTCGCAGCCGATGATCGGCTGGACGCCGTTGCTGGCGGCGTACTGCGAGAACTCCAGGGCGCCGAACAGGTTGTTGCGGTCGGTGACGGCGACCGCGGGCATCGCGTTCTCCTTTGCGAGCGCGACGATCTTGTCGACCTTGTTGGCGCCCTCGGTGAGCGAATAGGCGGATCGGACCTTGAGATGGACGAAATCGGCGATGGGCACGGTCCACTATTGCGCCTGAACCTTGTGGAAAGCGAGGCGCACTTCAGGTCAGCACGCCGTCCTTCAGATGCACCGTGCGGTCCATGCGGGCGGCCAGTTCGGGATTGTGGGTGGCTATCAGCGCCCCCATGCCCGTCTCCCGCACCAGCGTCAGCAACTGCCGGAAGACCGTGTCCGAGGTCCCCGAGTCGAGATTGCCGGTAGGCTCGTCGGCCAGCAGCACGCGCGGCGCATTGGCGACGGCCCGGGCGATGGCGACGCGCTGCTGCTCGCCCCCGGAAAGGCGGCCCGGCCGGTGGTCGGCGCGGTCATTGAGCTGCACCATGGCCAGGAGCTCGGCCGCCCGCAGCCGCGCCTGGCTGCGCGGCAGGCCGTTCAGCATCTGCGGCAACATCACGTTCTCGAGGGCCGAGAACTCCGGCAGCAGATGGTGATACTGGTAGACGAAGCCGAGGAACTTGCGGCGCAGCGCGGTGCGCGGGCCGTCGGCGAAACCCTGCACCGACCGGCCGTCGATGATCACATCCCCCGCGTCGGGCCGCTCCAGCAGGCCCGCGATATGCAGCAGGGTCGACTTGCCGCTGCCCGACTGGCCGACAAGCGCCACGATCTCGCCGGCGTGCAGGTCGAGCGTGACACCGCGCAGGACCTCGAGACGGCGATCGCCCTGGATGAACGTACGCACGATTCCGTGCAGGGAAAGCAGGCCGGCGCCTTCACTCATGACGGAGCCCTTCAACCGGTTCGATTTGGGTGCTGCGCCACGCGGGATAGGCGGCCGCCGCGAGCGACAGCAGGATCGCCACCAGAACAATAGACAGAACTTCCAGCGGCTGCACGCGCACCGGCATGGAGGTGATGAAATCGACCTCCGCACCGCCCGAGCCGGCGGCCCCTGTCAACGCGGTCAGCAGCCGCCCGATCGCGGGCATGTTGGCGCAGACCAGCAGGCCGAGCGCGGTGCCGGCCACCGTTCCGATCACGCCGACTCCGGCCGCCGCCATGAAAAAGGCACGGACGATGGTGCCGGTGCCCGCCCCCATGGTGCGCAAAATGGAGATGCTGCCGCGCTTCACCCGCACCAGCATAGTGAAGCTCGCCACCACGTTCATGGCCGCCACCAGGACGATCAGGCTGAGGATGATGAACATCATCACGCGCTCGACCTGGAGCGCGCCGACGAAACGCGCATTGAGGCTTTGCCAGTCGGCGACCTTGAGGTCGTCGCGGTGAAGCGATGCGCGGATGGCGGCCGCCACCTCCGGTGCCCTGGCCCGGTCGGGCAGCTCGAGGTCGATCGAGCTCACGGTGTGCGGGCCGTACTCCAGGTCCTGTTGCAGCATCGACAAGGGCAGGAACACGAAGCTCGAATCGAACTCGTAGCGCTTGCTGAGGAAGCTCGCCAGCACCTCGTAGTCGGTGTAGCGCGGCGCGATCGTGCCGGTCTCGTTAAGCCGCTGCGTCACGATCGTGATCTTGTCGCCGATCCGCAGGTTGAGCGCCTGCCGCAGCCTGTCGCCGATCACCACGCCCGGCCGCGTGCCGAAGCCGTCGACCGCGCCGTGCACGATGTTCCTGGTGACGATGTCGCGCGACAGCAGGTCCTCGGTGCGCACGCCGCGCAGGACGGCGCCGCGCGTCTGGCCGTTCGCGCTGACCAGGGCCTGGCGCTCGAGCGTGAGGCGAACCGCCTCGACGCCCGGTGCCTGCCCGAGCGCGGCGACGAGATCCGCCGTCGCCTCCAGCATGCCGCTACGGGCGGTGACGACGACGTCGCCGTTCATGCCGATCAGGCGGCCGATCAGCTCCTGGCGAAAGCCGCCCATGACCGACAGCACCACGATCAAGGTGGCCACGCCGAGAGCCACGCCGATCAACGAGAAGATCGCGATCACCGAAACGAAGCCCTCGCGCTGCCGGGTCGCGAGGTAGCGCCAGGCGAGCCAGCGCTCGACCGCCGCCTGCGCCCGGTCACTCACGACGCAGGCCCTCCACCGGATCGAGCCGTGCGGCGCGCGCCGCCGGATAGAGGGAAGCCACCAGGGCGAAGAAGACCGCCATGAGGGCAATTCCAAGGACTTCCTGCCATTCGATGTGCGACGGCATCTCGGCCAGCAGGTAGAGCGTCTCGTCGAACAGCACCAGGCCGAAAGTGTGCTGCAGCCATTGCCGGATCGCCTCGATGTTGTCGGCGAAGGCGAGCCCGAGGACGACGCCGATCAGCGCGCCGAGGCCGCCGATCGTCAGCCCATCGAGCAGGAAGAGCCTCATGATCGCGCCGCGCGTCGCGCCCATGGTGCGCAGGATGGCAATGTCGGCGGTCTTGGTCCGCACCAGCATGACCAGGCTCGAGACGATGTTGAAGGCGGCCACCAGCACGATCATGGTGAGCACCAGGAACATCACGTTGGTTTGCGCCGCAATCGCCGAGAAGAAGCCGGTGTTGGCCTGCAGCCAGTCGAACACCCAGCCCTGCAGGCCCACCGCCTGCGTCACCTCGCGGCGCACCTTCGCGAGCGGGGCCGTCTCGTCGACGAAGATCTCGATCGTCGTCACCTTGTTGCCAAGATCGAGCAGACGCTGCACGTCGACCAGCGGCGCGTAGACGAAATTGGCGTCGTAGTCGTACATGCCGGCGCAGAAGATCGCGCTGACCCGCGCACTGCCCGAGCGCGGCATGACGCCGAGCGGCGTCGCGACGGAGACGGGCGAAACGAGCTGCAGGCGATCACCCACCTTCAGTCCCATCAGGTCGGCGAGACGCCGGCCGATCACCACTGTGAACTGGTCGCCGAAGCCCTTGAGCGAGCCCCAGTCGCTCGGCTCGTCGCCGCTGTCGCCGCGACAAAGGTTGCGGTAGCGGTCGCGCACCGCCGGCGGACCGTCGATGGCCGCCGAGAGCGGCAGCCGCGCCCTGAAGTCGTCGGGCCGCATGCCGCGCAGGATGACGCCGCGCACCTTGTCTCCCGCGACCGCGATCACCTGTCCTTCCGCCGATGGTGTTGCCGAGACGACGCCCGGGATCGCCCGGAGGCGTGCCAGCAGATCCGGCGTCGCCTCGAGCCCACCGCGATTGCCCTGCACTCCGAGCTGTCCACTGATGGCGGACATCTGGCGCAGCATCTCGATGCGAAAGCCGTTCATCACCGCCATCACGACGATCAGCGTGCCGACCCCGAGCGCGATCCCGGCGAGCGAGAAGCC is a genomic window containing:
- a CDS encoding ABC transporter ATP-binding protein, with product MSEGAGLLSLHGIVRTFIQGDRRLEVLRGVTLDLHAGEIVALVGQSGSGKSTLLHIAGLLERPDAGDVIIDGRSVQGFADGPRTALRRKFLGFVYQYHHLLPEFSALENVMLPQMLNGLPRSQARLRAAELLAMVQLNDRADHRPGRLSGGEQQRVAIARAVANAPRVLLADEPTGNLDSGTSDTVFRQLLTLVRETGMGALIATHNPELAARMDRTVHLKDGVLT
- a CDS encoding DUF72 domain-containing protein — its product is MSRQPGLFEQSTPKRSKSAAAEVQPSRESPLLQAPTLPPGIRLGTSSWFFPGWRGLVYEGLHPQTALSKQGLAAYARIPLLRTVSLDRTFYAPITTIEYTRYATQVPDDFSFVIKAPALVCDAVVRDEEGRGRVPNPHFLDPAIAAREFVVPCIEGLEAKAGPLVFQVSPLPRSLVEEGPALIERLAAFFAALPKELGGERPIYALELRNGELLTPRLIRMLRDAGVRYCVGLHDRMPEVERQETALGALDGDGPGDLVVRWNLHRGFLYQSARQRYEPFDRLVDEDPETRRILARMARRAFKAGRRVWITANNKAEGSAPLSLLKLAKAIAVGLEPGNDVNNIG
- the pyrH gene encoding UMP kinase, encoding MPPAPRYRRVLLKLSGEGLMGDREYGLDPVMVGMVAQEIKTVHDMGVQVCLVIGGGNIFRGVSAAASGMDRASGDYMGMLATVINSLAMQSALERKGLQTRVQSAIPMTTVCEPYIRRRAARHMDKGRVVIFAAGTGNPFFTTDTAAALRAAEMSVDAMLKGTQVDGVYSADPRKDKSAKRYDALTYMDVLSRDLQVMDASAIALARENRIPIIVFDIHKPGAFAETMAGQGTFTVIKDEG
- a CDS encoding FtsX-like permease family protein is translated as MAFAAVERLIAFRYLRAQREEGFISVIAGFSLAGIALGVGTLIVVMAVMNGFRIEMLRQMSAISGQLGVQGNRGGLEATPDLLARLRAIPGVVSATPSAEGQVIAVAGDKVRGVILRGMRPDDFRARLPLSAAIDGPPAVRDRYRNLCRGDSGDEPSDWGSLKGFGDQFTVVIGRRLADLMGLKVGDRLQLVSPVSVATPLGVMPRSGSARVSAIFCAGMYDYDANFVYAPLVDVQRLLDLGNKVTTIEIFVDETAPLAKVRREVTQAVGLQGWVFDWLQANTGFFSAIAAQTNVMFLVLTMIVLVAAFNIVSSLVMLVRTKTADIAILRTMGATRGAIMRLFLLDGLTIGGLGALIGVVLGLAFADNIEAIRQWLQHTFGLVLFDETLYLLAEMPSHIEWQEVLGIALMAVFFALVASLYPAARAARLDPVEGLRRE
- the rpsB gene encoding 30S ribosomal protein S2; translated protein: MAMPTFTMRQLLEAGVHFGHHTRRWNPKMKPYLFGVRNGVHIIDLTKTVPLLEQALEQIRQVVANGGRVLFVGTKAAAADRVAEAARRCGQYYVNHRWLGGMITNWQTISASIKRLRELDERLKGDVVGLTKKEQLDLTRERDKLERSLGGIKEMGGTPDMLFIIDTNKEAIAVQEARKRGIPIAAILDSNSDPDGIDFPIPGNDDAIRAVSLYCDLMSSAVLDGIRAEIAASGGDIGELAEPSGDEVPAAGAPSAEGEGAAEASPAE
- the dnaE gene encoding DNA polymerase III subunit alpha; the encoded protein is MPIADFVHLKVRSAYSLTEGANKVDKIVALAKENAMPAVAVTDRNNLFGALEFSQYAASNGVQPIIGCDLAIRRAEEGGIAAAAKLPSVDWLTLLVQSEAGYVNLMRLVSRAHLDFKTGSLSALPLEELEGHTDGLIALTGSIGSALGRLLAAGQAPAAAHQLERLQKMFEARLYIELQRHGEEAERRIEDPLIDLAYDKGLPLVATNDVHFPKAAMHEAHDVLLCIEQGAHIDDPNRRRLTPEHYFKSAEEMRRLFADLPEACDNTLVVARRCAYMPAPRKPILPSYTKLQGRSEGEALRALARSGLDELRRLGRLAPHIDFEKYGERLAYELDMIEKMGFAGYFLIVADFIQWAKDHDVPVGPGRGSGAGSLVAWSLKITDLDPLRWGLLFERFLNPERVSMPDFDIDFCQDKRDRVIRYVRDEYGHDRVAAIITFGKLQARAVLRDVGRVLGMPYGQVDRICKLVPNNPANPVTLAKALETEQLLKDQYEADEEIRRLIDLALQLEGLYRNASTHAAGVVIGDRPLDELVPLYRDTDNKESLPATQFNMKWVETAGLVKFDFLGLKTLTVIEKACDLIGRDRIDIAKLPLDDRKTFELLARGDGSGVFQLEGNGMRDVLRKLKPDRFEDIIAVVALYRPGPMENIPSYIKRKHGEETPDYLHPLLEGILKETYGIMIYQEQVMQIAQVLSGYTLGGADLLRRAMGKKIKSEMDAQRATFIEGAEKNGVKKDKASSIFDQVDKFAGYGFNKSHAAAYALVCYQTAYLKANHPVEFFAATMTLDMGNVEKLNGYRRDLDKLGIELLPPDVTRSSAEFTVEATADGRKAIRYALAAIKGVGRDAMARLVAEREASGPFKDLFDVAERLDQRVLNKRLVESLVKAGAFDTLNRNRAQTFGAIEALLRHSQATHEARGSSQNNLFGDDTAQRRPPLPKVPDWAPMERLQHEFSAIGFYLSSHPLAAYERSLQRLGVVRAADLPALLARGVPGRIRLAGTVIDRMERVSAKGNRFAFVQCSDQSGAFELTCFSEVLSSKRQLLEAGQAILVSADGRLDGEQVKLMAQSVEKLEEAVAHAAAGLRIVISDPAALDALRKHLDGKRGRGRVTLVVPVTEEAEAEVVLPGSYSVAGGLRDAIGSLPGVAQVEEI
- a CDS encoding ABC transporter permease; this encodes MSDRAQAAVERWLAWRYLATRQREGFVSVIAIFSLIGVALGVATLIVVLSVMGGFRQELIGRLIGMNGDVVVTARSGMLEATADLVAALGQAPGVEAVRLTLERQALVSANGQTRGAVLRGVRTEDLLSRDIVTRNIVHGAVDGFGTRPGVVIGDRLRQALNLRIGDKITIVTQRLNETGTIAPRYTDYEVLASFLSKRYEFDSSFVFLPLSMLQQDLEYGPHTVSSIDLELPDRARAPEVAAAIRASLHRDDLKVADWQSLNARFVGALQVERVMMFIILSLIVLVAAMNVVASFTMLVRVKRGSISILRTMGAGTGTIVRAFFMAAAGVGVIGTVAGTALGLLVCANMPAIGRLLTALTGAAGSGGAEVDFITSMPVRVQPLEVLSIVLVAILLSLAAAAYPAWRSTQIEPVEGLRHE
- the tsf gene encoding translation elongation factor Ts — translated: MAEITASLVKELREKTGAGMMDCKKALNEVQGDLEKAVDWLRTKGLSAASKKAGRVAAEGLVGVVADGARGALIEVNAETDFVGRNEQFQKFVSAVTRIALEQGGDIAKVAAAPFPGTGRDVQAELTNLIATIGENMSLRRAAALSASDGVVAAYTHNAVAPDLGKIGVLVALESSGDKSKLAPLAKQLAMHVAAASPQSLTVADLDKAAIERERAVLAEKAGQSGKAADIVARMVEGGLRKFHQEVVLLEQAFVMDGKTKVSKVVDDAAKQVGAPVRIAGFLRFALGEGIEKKSEDFAAEVAAQLKK